One window of Sphingobacteriales bacterium genomic DNA carries:
- a CDS encoding tandem-95 repeat protein, producing MKHTQLHLLYVCLFMIFNNCSTHLQASSAWDILDNPIANNDVANTLQDTWVTIPAISNDIGSAIFLHNLTSAPTNGTAIIMPGKTNIVYTPNAGFLGVDVFTYTIKDFFGNFATAEVSITVIPASGLGSVNVAPTPVFDLEFCTQPMTPLTICHSWTDPNGDDWSINIPMSSTTFHCSLVALNDSCLRYTPLPGFLGTDTVSIVVCDDQTPNLCSTSIALVHVGCITPVANPDVVFLSNTSVVVNGVNYGGNGLTGAILPVAINDEELCNGVLTLSQINTAPAHGTAVISSGQILYVPATDYSGTDVLEYTICNGCGLCETTMVNLTITGAGNCPIAEATCIPPFSNFQVCPQFCGVNPATLGIITATINGSGSIIPAGAGCFTYTTSTVFSGTDIITFQVCDGVGNCSTNTTTITIDQACGGNNPPVAVDDTFTATAGETLILNVLNNDSDPEGQPLTISQTITENTCGIVNLIGNQVFYSATSSCTDTDSFQYVICDNGSPALCDTALVSINITPAPVNCEFETDYCTMPIVPIQICVQFCNISDAQITDAVTTFNCSISFLNDTCLQYIALPGFFGTDIVDITGCNSEGECETVSVFVHVGCIAPEANDDAASLFNNGVPVPVNVLTNDIHDCNAPMNVQIVTNPSNGTVTVNANGTINYLPQPGFAGTDQLTYAACVTCSDGSLLCDNATVVLTVMNPELPPLIAEPDSVTTSQGIPVTINVLNNDSGSGLDVTTITQPSNGTAVLNPDNTVTYSPNGGYQGTDTFTYTVCDSGGNCANTTVTITVVPSAINLPPVANDDLANTSEGIPVQIAAILNDFDPDNTLAQLTITLMTLPENGLAVVNAGGSITYTPNSGFTGTDTFVYTLCDPSGLCDEATITIYVLGEVLIDAEPDLVFTFLNTPVAFNVLDNDFGDNIEVTQVLILPQHGSILSFDPITGVVNYLPETGYVGTDYFIYEICNPEGICDATIVAITIQIPLLNQPPTPNNDIAQTPVNTPVIIPVLTNDSDPDNDPLTVTQIITPPQNGEVVINPDGTVTYTPNTGYTGCEIFIYSVCDPSGACAQAIVSVQVGDIGCLNQPPVAIDDVAVATEGIPVAIFVLDNDFDPDGNIASLTASSDPYNGLITMLPNETGFIYTSNTDFIGTDYFTYIICDNGSPVLCDTAYVTITIQPANIDAQPDIVFTSINTAVTFNVLSNDFGTAIQLSQLFGGPDFGNISVIPGTGNIVYTPDPGFTGTDYFEYQICDIAGNCDITLVTLIVQPISITNLPPVAVSDLDTTSVNVPVTITVLQNDYDPFGGTSIAVQSSLPSLPTNGIAVVNSNGTITYTPNNGFSGTDTFEYIICDNGTPVLCDTAYVSITVGDDMLNNNPPVALDDMAETPLNTPVNIPVLDNDTDPDGDAVAPEWLSFPAYGVAGLNPDNTVTYTPDENFIGNDYFSYIICDTGSPVLCDTAYVSVFVSADTLNFCEQTLENTPVTLCLDDYLTNITIETITITELPPNGGLVLSDNCIQYLPNPGFVQTDTFSVQVCTPNDNCLIVSFCINVTDVNEPPVTVNDMVATDMNMPVIIYVLSNDFDPDGDEITAIVLNSDVSVSGAELNFDFVTMEFTYVPAPDFTGIDSFSYEITDASGLSSNIAWVYITVEGDDIPVEIVVIAVNDSSSTEMNTSVLIPVLQNDTIPSGSLPDVSLLDFPENGSVIVNNSDQTFTYIPNIGFSGTDMFNYIVCVYNEQSQLVCDTALVVVVILPDEQNCNVSLAQGFSPNGDGVNDTFIISGIECFADNQPELQIFNRWGDEVYSVSNYTNEQAWNGNWKGTGKNVPDGTYFYRLDLRTGLKSDLKSGFIEVNR from the coding sequence ATGAAACACACTCAACTACACTTGCTGTATGTATGTTTGTTCATGATTTTTAACAATTGTTCAACACATTTACAAGCTTCCTCTGCGTGGGATATCTTAGACAATCCAATCGCCAATAATGATGTAGCAAATACCTTGCAGGATACCTGGGTAACGATTCCGGCAATTTCTAATGATATTGGCAGTGCGATTTTTTTGCACAACCTTACTTCAGCACCAACTAACGGAACCGCAATCATAATGCCGGGTAAAACCAATATTGTCTATACACCCAATGCGGGATTTTTAGGGGTGGATGTTTTTACTTATACCATCAAAGACTTTTTTGGGAATTTTGCGACTGCTGAAGTAAGTATAACTGTTATCCCTGCTTCAGGGCTTGGCAGTGTGAATGTTGCTCCTACTCCTGTTTTTGATCTTGAATTTTGCACGCAACCCATGACTCCGTTGACTATCTGTCATTCGTGGACAGACCCAAACGGTGATGATTGGAGTATTAATATTCCGATGTCATCTACTACGTTCCATTGTAGTTTAGTGGCTTTGAACGATTCCTGTTTGCGTTATACCCCTCTGCCCGGTTTCTTAGGAACCGATACTGTAAGCATCGTGGTTTGTGATGATCAGACTCCCAATCTTTGCTCAACTTCTATAGCTTTGGTGCATGTGGGATGTATTACACCGGTTGCCAACCCGGATGTTGTTTTTTTGAGCAATACTTCTGTTGTTGTAAATGGAGTTAATTATGGAGGAAACGGGTTGACCGGAGCTATATTACCGGTTGCAATCAATGATGAAGAACTTTGCAACGGGGTTTTAACCCTTTCTCAAATCAACACTGCCCCGGCACATGGTACGGCAGTTATCAGCAGCGGCCAGATATTATATGTACCTGCAACAGATTATAGCGGTACTGATGTTTTGGAATATACTATTTGTAATGGATGTGGTTTATGTGAAACGACTATGGTGAACCTGACTATAACCGGTGCCGGAAACTGCCCCATTGCAGAAGCAACTTGTATCCCTCCTTTCAGCAACTTTCAGGTTTGTCCTCAATTTTGCGGAGTTAATCCTGCTACTTTAGGCATTATAACGGCAACCATTAATGGTTCCGGTTCAATAATTCCAGCCGGAGCCGGGTGTTTTACCTATACCACTTCAACCGTTTTTTCAGGAACAGATATTATTACTTTTCAGGTATGTGACGGGGTTGGAAATTGCAGCACCAATACCACGACCATTACCATTGACCAAGCCTGCGGAGGTAACAATCCTCCTGTTGCTGTTGACGATACTTTTACTGCAACTGCCGGAGAAACTTTAATCTTAAATGTGTTAAACAACGACAGCGACCCGGAGGGGCAGCCTTTAACCATCAGTCAAACTATAACAGAAAACACCTGTGGCATAGTCAATCTAATCGGAAATCAAGTCTTTTATTCAGCAACAAGTTCCTGTACCGACACCGATTCCTTTCAATACGTCATTTGCGACAATGGTAGCCCTGCCTTGTGTGATACAGCATTGGTTTCAATAAACATTACACCCGCACCGGTCAATTGTGAATTTGAGACGGATTATTGTACCATGCCTATTGTTCCTATTCAGATTTGTGTCCAGTTTTGCAATATATCAGATGCTCAAATCACAGATGCTGTTACTACATTTAATTGCAGTATCAGTTTTTTGAACGACACTTGCTTACAATACATCGCCCTGCCCGGTTTTTTTGGTACTGACATCGTGGATATCACAGGTTGTAATTCTGAAGGGGAATGTGAAACCGTAAGCGTTTTTGTTCATGTTGGATGTATCGCACCGGAAGCTAATGATGATGCCGCTTCGTTGTTTAATAATGGAGTTCCGGTTCCGGTCAATGTTTTAACCAATGACATACATGATTGCAATGCCCCAATGAATGTACAGATAGTAACCAATCCTTCGAATGGAACGGTTACGGTTAATGCAAACGGTACCATCAATTATTTGCCCCAACCGGGATTTGCAGGAACTGATCAGTTAACCTATGCTGCTTGTGTAACTTGCTCTGATGGTTCTTTGCTTTGTGACAATGCAACGGTAGTTTTAACCGTCATGAATCCCGAATTACCGCCTTTAATTGCTGAACCCGATTCTGTTACTACTTCTCAGGGCATACCCGTAACGATTAATGTTTTGAACAATGACAGCGGAAGCGGTTTGGATGTTACAACAATCACCCAACCGTCTAACGGAACTGCTGTTCTGAACCCTGATAACACAGTTACTTACTCGCCAAACGGAGGGTATCAGGGAACAGATACATTTACCTATACGGTATGCGATTCCGGGGGCAACTGTGCAAATACAACCGTAACCATCACTGTTGTCCCTTCAGCAATCAATCTTCCCCCTGTTGCTAACGATGATCTTGCAAATACTTCGGAAGGAATTCCGGTTCAAATTGCAGCCATTCTCAACGATTTTGATCCGGATAATACCTTAGCTCAATTAACAATCACCCTGATGACATTACCCGAAAACGGGTTGGCAGTGGTCAATGCAGGCGGTTCTATCACTTATACTCCCAATTCAGGTTTTACCGGTACGGACACTTTTGTTTATACCCTTTGTGATCCTTCAGGATTGTGTGACGAAGCAACTATCACCATTTATGTATTGGGAGAAGTGTTGATTGATGCCGAACCTGATTTGGTTTTTACTTTTTTAAATACTCCGGTTGCATTTAATGTGCTGGATAATGATTTTGGCGACAATATTGAAGTAACTCAGGTCTTGATTTTGCCGCAACATGGAAGCATTTTATCCTTTGACCCCATTACCGGAGTGGTCAACTATCTTCCCGAAACCGGTTATGTCGGAACAGACTATTTCATTTATGAAATCTGCAATCCTGAAGGTATTTGTGATGCAACTATTGTAGCAATAACCATTCAGATACCTTTGTTGAATCAACCGCCTACTCCTAACAACGATATTGCACAGACTCCGGTCAATACGCCGGTTATTATTCCTGTATTGACCAACGATTCTGACCCCGACAATGACCCTTTGACGGTAACACAAATTATAACGCCTCCTCAAAACGGGGAGGTGGTAATTAACCCTGACGGAACTGTTACTTATACTCCGAATACCGGTTATACCGGTTGTGAAATATTTATCTATTCGGTTTGCGACCCTTCAGGAGCTTGTGCTCAGGCTATTGTAAGTGTACAGGTCGGTGATATCGGTTGTTTAAATCAACCTCCTGTTGCCATTGATGATGTTGCAGTTGCTACCGAAGGTATTCCTGTTGCAATTTTTGTGTTAGACAATGACTTTGATCCGGATGGCAACATCGCTTCGCTAACAGCATCCTCCGACCCGTATAATGGTTTGATTACAATGTTACCCAATGAAACAGGGTTTATTTACACTTCAAATACTGATTTTATTGGTACAGACTATTTTACCTATATTATTTGCGACAACGGAAGCCCTGTACTTTGTGATACTGCTTACGTTACTATTACCATTCAACCGGCAAACATAGACGCTCAACCCGATATTGTCTTTACCTCAATCAATACGGCAGTTACCTTTAACGTTTTATCTAACGATTTTGGAACAGCTATCCAACTGAGTCAGTTATTTGGCGGCCCCGATTTTGGCAATATTTCTGTCATTCCCGGCACGGGAAACATTGTTTATACACCCGATCCGGGTTTTACCGGTACCGATTATTTTGAATATCAGATTTGTGATATAGCGGGGAATTGCGATATTACTTTAGTTACCCTCATTGTTCAACCAATTTCGATTACTAATCTGCCTCCTGTTGCAGTGTCTGATTTGGACACAACATCTGTGAACGTTCCGGTTACCATTACAGTCCTGCAAAATGATTATGACCCGTTTGGAGGAACATCAATTGCCGTACAATCTTCCCTTCCTTCATTGCCTACGAATGGAATTGCTGTTGTGAACAGCAATGGAACAATAACTTATACACCTAACAACGGTTTTTCCGGAACAGATACTTTTGAATACATCATTTGCGACAACGGAACTCCTGTTTTATGTGATACAGCTTATGTTTCAATTACCGTAGGTGATGACATGCTGAACAATAATCCGCCTGTGGCATTGGATGATATGGCCGAAACGCCTTTAAATACTCCGGTAAATATTCCGGTTTTGGATAACGATACAGACCCTGATGGCGATGCAGTTGCTCCGGAATGGTTGAGTTTTCCTGCTTATGGAGTTGCCGGATTAAATCCCGACAATACGGTAACTTACACCCCTGATGAAAACTTTATCGGCAACGATTACTTTTCCTATATTATATGCGATACCGGCAGTCCGGTTTTATGCGATACTGCTTATGTAAGTGTCTTTGTCAGTGCCGATACTTTGAACTTTTGCGAACAAACTCTGGAAAATACACCGGTTACGCTGTGCTTAGACGACTATTTGACCAATATTACCATCGAAACAATAACGATTACCGAACTTCCTCCTAATGGCGGATTGGTTTTATCGGATAATTGCATTCAGTACCTGCCAAACCCCGGATTTGTTCAGACAGATACTTTTAGTGTACAGGTATGCACACCAAACGACAACTGCCTGATAGTTTCTTTTTGCATCAATGTAACCGATGTGAACGAACCGCCGGTTACAGTCAATGATATGGTTGCTACTGATATGAATATGCCGGTCATAATCTACGTGTTGTCAAATGATTTCGACCCTGATGGCGATGAGATAACTGCTATTGTACTGAACTCAGATGTCAGTGTTTCAGGAGCAGAGCTCAATTTCGATTTTGTTACTATGGAGTTTACTTATGTGCCTGCTCCCGATTTTACCGGTATCGATTCGTTCAGTTATGAAATAACAGATGCTTCAGGTTTGTCGAGCAATATTGCCTGGGTATATATCACGGTTGAAGGGGATGATATTCCGGTTGAAATAGTTGTCATAGCAGTCAATGACTCCAGTTCTACCGAAATGAATACCTCGGTTCTTATCCCTGTTTTGCAAAACGATACCATTCCTTCAGGCAGCTTACCCGATGTTTCTTTGCTGGATTTTCCGGAAAACGGGTCGGTGATTGTCAACAACAGCGATCAAACATTCACCTATATTCCCAATATTGGTTTTAGCGGAACAGATATGTTTAATTATATCGTTTGTGTATATAATGAACAAAGCCAGTTAGTATGTGATACGGCTTTAGTAGTTGTGGTCATTTTGCCGGATGAGCAGAATTGCAATGTATCTCTGGCTCAGGGATTTTCACCAAACGGAGACGGGGTCAATGATACCTTTATTATTTCAGGAATCGAATGTTTTGCAGACAACCAACCGGAACTTCAGATTTTTAACAGATGGGGAGATGAGGTATATTCGGTCAGCAATTATACGAACGAACAGGCCTGGAACGGAAACTGGAAAGGTACCGGAAAAAATGTACCGGATGGTACGTATTTTTACCGCTTAGACCTGAGAACAGGTCTTAAATCAGACTTAAAAAGCGGATTTATTGAAGTCAACAGATAA
- a CDS encoding cyclase family protein — translation MFATIFFQGKQHVFDLSEPFDISIPLTEGISSVNAFYAPFLTIEPVRAGNFIGDVRLGGPVNFKNVMLNPHGNGTHTECVGHISPNGETLNQELKSFFFVTTLISIYPQIMPEGDRVITKQQIEEALWGIQTQALIIRTLPNNSHKIHRNYSGTNPPYLDHEAAALIAQREIDHLLIDLPSVDREEDEGKLLAHKAYWQYPENPRKGATITELIYVPDEIKDGVYLLNLMITSLELDASPSKPVLYAVEKG, via the coding sequence ATGTTTGCAACAATTTTTTTTCAGGGGAAGCAACATGTTTTCGACCTCTCTGAGCCTTTTGATATCAGTATTCCTTTGACAGAAGGCATCAGTAGTGTTAATGCTTTTTACGCTCCCTTTTTAACAATTGAACCGGTAAGAGCCGGTAATTTTATCGGAGATGTACGTTTGGGTGGTCCGGTCAATTTTAAAAATGTCATGCTCAATCCTCATGGAAACGGAACACATACCGAATGTGTCGGGCATATATCCCCCAATGGTGAAACATTAAATCAGGAGTTGAAAAGTTTTTTTTTCGTTACTACTTTGATCAGCATTTACCCTCAAATAATGCCTGAAGGAGATCGGGTGATTACCAAACAACAGATTGAAGAAGCGCTTTGGGGGATTCAAACTCAAGCCCTGATTATTCGAACCCTGCCTAACAATAGTCATAAAATACACAGAAATTATTCGGGTACTAATCCGCCTTATCTGGATCATGAAGCTGCTGCCCTTATTGCACAAAGAGAAATAGACCATTTGTTAATTGATCTTCCATCGGTGGACAGGGAAGAAGATGAAGGTAAATTATTGGCACATAAAGCCTATTGGCAATATCCTGAAAATCCAAGAAAAGGGGCAACAATTACCGAATTGATTTATGTGCCTGATGAAATCAAAGACGGTGTGTATTTGCTGAACCTGATGATTACTTCTCTCGAATTAGATGCAAGCCCGAGCAAACCGGTTTTGTATGCTGTGGAAAAAGGATAA
- a CDS encoding GAF domain-containing protein yields the protein MHQIEVDLQLSKEEKYRQLLPQIEALLEDETDLIANLANLCAVIKETFQFFWVGFYRNIENELVLGPFQGAIACTRIKIGKGVCGTCALTGKTIIVPDVDAFPGHIACSSLSRSEITVPLTDKEGATRLVLDIDSTELNQFDIVDQQYLENIVALLSRLF from the coding sequence ATGCACCAAATAGAAGTTGATTTGCAACTAAGCAAAGAAGAAAAATACCGACAACTGTTGCCACAAATTGAGGCACTTTTAGAAGATGAAACTGATTTGATTGCAAATCTCGCCAATCTTTGTGCGGTGATTAAGGAAACTTTTCAGTTTTTTTGGGTAGGTTTTTATCGCAATATTGAAAATGAATTGGTTTTAGGACCCTTTCAAGGGGCTATTGCCTGTACCCGTATTAAAATAGGAAAAGGCGTTTGCGGTACTTGTGCTTTAACTGGTAAAACGATTATTGTTCCGGATGTGGATGCTTTTCCCGGACATATTGCCTGCTCTTCACTTTCACGCTCTGAAATTACGGTGCCCTTAACTGACAAAGAGGGAGCTACCCGATTGGTATTGGATATTGACAGTACAGAACTGAATCAGTTTGACATAGTAGATCAACAGTATCTTGAAAATATAGTAGCTTTGCTTTCCCGGCTTTTTTAA
- a CDS encoding DUF1572 domain-containing protein, translated as MTIEYLNSAIKQFEYYKLLGEKTMAQISEQGLFWQYNPESNSIAIIVKHLRGNMLSRWTDFLNSDGEKEWRNRDSEFETDLKSRDEVMQYWNEGWSCLLTTLQSLQESDFDKIVFIRNQGHSVVEAINRQLAHYAYHVGQIVFIGKMICNDNWISLSIPKGASQQYNGEKFSQEKHREHFTNEFLEDRK; from the coding sequence ATGACAATAGAGTATCTAAACAGTGCCATCAAACAGTTTGAATATTATAAACTGTTGGGTGAAAAGACCATGGCACAGATATCTGAACAAGGACTATTCTGGCAATATAATCCCGAAAGCAACAGCATAGCCATCATTGTAAAACATTTGAGAGGTAATATGTTGTCGAGATGGACCGATTTTTTAAATTCAGATGGTGAAAAAGAATGGAGAAATCGAGATTCCGAATTTGAAACTGACCTAAAAAGCAGAGATGAAGTCATGCAGTACTGGAACGAAGGCTGGAGTTGCCTGTTGACTACCTTACAATCCTTACAAGAATCAGACTTCGATAAAATTGTATTTATCAGGAACCAGGGGCACTCCGTTGTGGAAGCAATTAACAGACAACTGGCACATTATGCTTATCATGTCGGACAAATTGTGTTTATCGGAAAAATGATTTGCAACGATAATTGGATTTCCTTGTCTATCCCAAAAGGGGCTTCTCAACAGTATAACGGTGAAAAGTTTTCTCAGGAAAAGCATCGGGAACATTTTACCAATGAATTTTTGGAAGACCGTAAATAG
- a CDS encoding NifU family protein has translation MYHKELLEKVQQSLNSIRPHLQTDGGDIEVVDITEDFVLKVKLLGSCGDCPMSFMTMKAGVEYSVKTAVPQIVAVEAV, from the coding sequence ATGTATCACAAGGAATTATTAGAAAAGGTTCAACAATCGCTCAACAGTATCCGGCCTCATTTGCAAACTGACGGAGGCGATATTGAAGTAGTGGACATTACCGAAGATTTTGTGTTAAAAGTAAAACTTTTAGGCTCTTGCGGTGATTGCCCTATGAGTTTTATGACTATGAAGGCCGGAGTAGAATACTCTGTTAAAACCGCAGTGCCTCAGATTGTAGCAGTGGAAGCTGTTTGA
- a CDS encoding Mrp/NBP35 family ATP-binding protein, whose product MSITKDAVINALSYVDDPDLGKDLVTLNMVDNINIEGNRVSFRLILTTPACPLKEQIKNACITAIKHFVSKEATVEVEITSRVTTMRQEGSSVLPEVKNIIAVASGKGGVGKSTVAVNLSLALSHSGAKVGLIDADIYGPSIPVMMNLRKRRPHVVQVNGQNKIEPIEQYGIKTISIGFLADETQAIVWRGPMVSSALRQFITDAFWGELDYLVIDMPPGTGDIHLTLAQLVPITAAIVVTTPQEVAKADVVRSIGMFQLPQINVPVLGIIENMSYFSPPEMPDKRYYLFGQGGGSSLAGEFNVPLLGEIPIVEEIRSGGDLGMPAVLQPNSNAGKEFVKLAYTVAQNIAIKNAGRISANQLIR is encoded by the coding sequence ATGTCAATTACCAAAGACGCTGTTATTAACGCGCTGAGTTATGTGGATGACCCCGATTTAGGAAAAGATTTAGTTACCCTGAATATGGTGGACAATATCAATATCGAGGGTAATCGAGTCAGTTTCAGGTTAATTTTGACGACACCTGCATGTCCTTTAAAAGAACAGATTAAAAATGCCTGTATAACGGCAATTAAGCATTTTGTTAGTAAAGAAGCAACCGTTGAAGTTGAGATAACTTCGAGAGTTACAACAATGAGACAAGAAGGGAGTTCAGTTTTACCAGAGGTTAAAAACATTATTGCAGTGGCCTCCGGAAAAGGCGGAGTAGGTAAATCTACGGTTGCTGTCAACTTGTCTCTTGCGCTTTCACATTCAGGGGCAAAAGTCGGTTTGATTGATGCAGACATTTATGGGCCTTCTATACCGGTCATGATGAATTTAAGAAAACGAAGACCCCATGTTGTGCAGGTGAATGGTCAAAACAAAATCGAACCTATTGAACAGTATGGAATCAAAACTATTTCAATTGGATTTCTTGCTGACGAAACTCAGGCAATCGTATGGAGAGGGCCTATGGTTTCATCGGCATTGAGACAGTTTATTACAGATGCTTTTTGGGGGGAATTGGATTATTTAGTGATAGACATGCCTCCGGGAACAGGAGATATTCATCTGACATTGGCCCAATTGGTGCCGATTACCGCTGCAATTGTTGTTACAACGCCACAGGAAGTAGCAAAAGCGGATGTTGTCCGGTCTATTGGCATGTTTCAGCTTCCTCAGATTAATGTTCCTGTTTTAGGAATAATCGAAAATATGTCTTATTTTTCTCCCCCTGAGATGCCGGATAAACGATATTATTTATTTGGTCAGGGAGGTGGAAGTTCACTTGCCGGTGAATTCAATGTACCTTTACTTGGTGAAATTCCTATTGTAGAAGAAATCAGGAGTGGAGGTGATTTAGGTATGCCTGCGGTTTTACAACCCAATAGCAATGCCGGAAAAGAATTTGTAAAATTGGCTTATACAGTTGCACAAAATATTGCCATTAAAAATGCCGGAAGAATTTCTGCAAATCAGCTAATCAGATAA
- a CDS encoding DUF2141 domain-containing protein: MNMVLILMLSFWGLGQGNFSNGDLNNGELIVNVKRLKDNKSAVYLALYNKSQGFGKTEGMFKGAKAIPNGKSEVQIYLSGLEPGTYAIAVYQDINNNEQLDTGWLGIPKEPYGFSNNFKPSFSAPTFEKCSFIFSGKITQMIIELIH, translated from the coding sequence ATGAACATGGTCCTTATTTTGATGTTAAGCTTTTGGGGTTTAGGGCAGGGCAATTTTAGCAATGGAGATCTTAACAATGGGGAATTGATTGTAAATGTAAAACGGCTTAAGGATAATAAATCGGCTGTTTACCTGGCACTTTACAACAAATCTCAGGGATTTGGAAAAACAGAAGGCATGTTTAAAGGTGCAAAAGCAATTCCCAACGGTAAATCTGAGGTTCAGATTTATTTGTCCGGATTAGAACCCGGCACTTATGCTATTGCTGTTTATCAGGACATCAACAATAACGAACAATTAGATACAGGGTGGTTGGGCATTCCAAAAGAACCTTACGGATTTTCCAATAATTTTAAGCCCTCGTTTTCCGCACCTACATTTGAAAAATGCAGTTTTATTTTTTCGGGGAAGATAACCCAAATGATAATTGAGTTAATACATTAA
- a CDS encoding RagB/SusD family nutrient uptake outer membrane protein, whose product MKIYKFLTNVLPFLILAGTLVAFNACTIDDQVDPNGPSMEGIETDATIGDLNNVVSGIESGMRNRLGTYYDGVGVLGREWFRFSGSDPRFTSDLLGKGAAILDNNTFYTTNTYSERYRVIRNCNILINATNNTKESLTQAEINGYLGFAKTIMAYQMLMVLNQQYSCGIRVDVADAGNLGPFLSYSEALNAINNMLTDGEELLSNAGDEFKFELSSGFTGFDTPVSFNQFNRAIAARVNLYRSDAEATLQNLADSFFELAGDSATMHKGVYHVFSTSGGDISNEMFYPLNSPAGGNLRAAHPSFITEAEAGDKRLWKVEERTDTAFQDGLQSKFDFMRYKSLLDPIPMIRNEELILIYAEAQNMNGNASASVFAINLIRTVAGLPEYTGGTSQTELRDEILKQRRYSLYGEGHRWIDMRRNNMLNQLPVDRADDDIWENFPRPATENEPCSAVSANG is encoded by the coding sequence ATGAAAATATACAAATTTTTAACCAATGTTTTGCCGTTTTTAATTTTAGCCGGTACTTTGGTTGCTTTCAATGCCTGTACTATTGATGATCAGGTTGATCCTAACGGCCCAAGTATGGAAGGTATTGAGACTGATGCTACCATTGGCGATTTGAACAATGTTGTATCAGGTATCGAATCGGGTATGAGAAACAGATTAGGCACCTATTATGATGGTGTCGGTGTGTTAGGTCGTGAATGGTTCAGGTTTTCCGGATCTGACCCGCGATTTACTTCTGACTTGCTTGGCAAAGGTGCGGCTATATTAGACAACAATACTTTTTACACCACAAATACTTACTCTGAGCGTTACAGGGTAATCAGAAATTGCAATATCCTGATCAATGCTACGAATAATACCAAAGAATCGCTGACACAAGCCGAAATAAACGGTTATCTGGGTTTTGCCAAAACGATAATGGCTTATCAGATGCTGATGGTGCTCAATCAGCAGTATTCATGCGGAATCAGAGTAGATGTGGCCGATGCTGGTAACCTTGGTCCATTTTTGTCATATTCAGAAGCGCTCAATGCCATTAACAATATGCTCACCGATGGAGAGGAATTATTGTCAAATGCAGGTGATGAATTCAAATTTGAGCTATCTTCAGGATTCACCGGTTTTGACACCCCTGTTTCTTTTAACCAATTCAACCGCGCTATTGCAGCCCGAGTAAACCTCTATCGTTCAGATGCAGAAGCAACTTTACAAAATCTTGCAGATTCTTTCTTTGAACTTGCAGGTGACAGTGCAACCATGCACAAAGGTGTTTATCATGTTTTCTCTACAAGCGGCGGTGATATTTCAAATGAAATGTTTTATCCCTTGAATTCTCCCGCAGGCGGAAATCTTAGGGCAGCACATCCATCTTTTATAACAGAAGCAGAAGCCGGGGATAAAAGATTGTGGAAAGTTGAAGAAAGAACTGATACTGCATTTCAGGATGGATTACAAAGCAAGTTCGACTTTATGCGTTACAAATCTTTATTAGACCCCATTCCTATGATTAGAAACGAAGAGTTGATACTGATTTATGCCGAAGCCCAAAACATGAATGGTAACGCCTCCGCTTCTGTGTTTGCAATTAACTTGATCAGAACAGTTGCCGGTCTTCCGGAATATACCGGCGGAACAAGCCAAACAGAGCTGAGAGATGAAATTTTGAAACAACGTCGCTATTCTCTTTATGGTGAAGGGCATAGATGGATAGATATGCGCCGAAACAACATGTTGAATCAACTGCCTGTTGATCGTGCTGATGATGATATTTGGGAAAACTTCCCCCGTCCGGCTACTGAAAATGAACCCTGTTCTGCAGTAAGTGCAAATGGATAA